In 'Nostoc azollae' 0708, the following are encoded in one genomic region:
- a CDS encoding glycoside hydrolase produces the protein MSHPLYVAFIWHQHQPLYKSPRSGVSTPASQQYRLPWVRLHGTKDYLDLILLLEQYPKLHQTVNLVPSLILQLEDYIAGTAFDPYLTASLTPVEKLTQEQKEFIVEHFFDANHHTLIDPHPRYAQLYYQRQEKGQAWCLANWQPLDYSDLLAWHNLAWIDPLFWDDPEIEAWLKQGQNFTLSDRQRIYSKQRQILSRIIPQHRKMQETGQLEVTTTPYTHPILPLLADTNSGQVAVPNMTLPNNHFQWAEDIPRHLQKSWDLYKDRFGQEPRGLWPSEQSVSPEILPYIIKQGFNWICSDEAVLGWTLKHFFHRDGAGNVQQPELLYRPYLLQTPAGDLSIVFRDHRLSDLIGFTYSSMQLKQAVADLVGHLQVIAKMQREKPSEQPWLVTIALDGENCWEFYPQDGKPFLETLYQSLSNEPHIKLVTVSEFLDKYPATATIPGEQLHSGSWVDGSFTTWIGDPAKNRAWDYLTQARQVLANHPEATEDNNPAAWEALYAAEGSDWFWWFGEGHSSNQDAMFDQLFREHLYGIYKALNEPIPVYLTKPVEVHETRADRRPEAFIHPVIDGKGDEQDWDKAGRIEVGGARGTMHNSSLIQRLWYGVDHLNFYLRVDFKSGIAPGKELPTELNLLWYYPDRTMVNSPVTLAEVPDISPVNYLFHHHLEINLLTQSIQFREAGNNYQWYPRVSRAQAALNTCLEVAIPWADLQVPPDYPLRLILVLADDGCFHSYLPENALIPIEVP, from the coding sequence ATGTCCCACCCTCTATACGTCGCTTTTATCTGGCATCAACATCAGCCGTTATATAAATCTCCTCGTAGTGGTGTTTCTACACCTGCTAGTCAGCAGTACCGCTTGCCTTGGGTTAGGTTACATGGTACTAAGGATTATTTGGATTTAATCTTGCTGCTAGAGCAGTATCCCAAGTTACATCAAACGGTGAATTTAGTACCATCCTTGATACTGCAACTAGAAGATTATATTGCTGGTACTGCGTTTGACCCTTATCTGACTGCCAGCTTAACACCTGTTGAAAAGTTAACTCAGGAACAGAAAGAATTTATTGTTGAACATTTTTTTGATGCTAATCACCATACTTTAATAGATCCCCATCCCCGCTATGCCCAGTTGTACTATCAGAGACAGGAAAAGGGACAAGCGTGGTGTTTAGCAAATTGGCAGCCACTAGATTACAGTGACTTATTAGCTTGGCATAATCTAGCTTGGATTGATCCTCTGTTTTGGGATGACCCAGAAATTGAAGCTTGGTTAAAACAGGGACAAAATTTTACTTTAAGTGATCGCCAACGCATTTATTCTAAACAACGTCAAATCCTCAGCCGCATTATTCCCCAACACAGGAAAATGCAAGAAACTGGACAGTTAGAAGTCACCACCACCCCCTATACTCACCCAATTTTGCCCTTGTTAGCTGATACCAACTCCGGGCAGGTAGCAGTGCCAAACATGACATTACCTAACAATCATTTTCAGTGGGCGGAAGATATTCCTCGTCATTTACAGAAATCTTGGGATTTATATAAAGACAGATTTGGACAAGAACCACGGGGTTTATGGCCTTCTGAACAGTCAGTTAGTCCAGAAATATTACCGTATATTATTAAACAGGGCTTTAATTGGATTTGCTCAGATGAAGCCGTCTTAGGTTGGACCTTAAAACACTTTTTCCATCGAGATGGGGCAGGAAATGTCCAGCAACCAGAATTACTGTACCGTCCTTATCTTTTGCAAACTCCAGCAGGTGATTTATCCATAGTTTTCCGTGACCATAGGTTGTCAGATTTAATTGGTTTCACATACAGTTCCATGCAGCTAAAACAGGCCGTAGCGGATTTAGTGGGACATTTGCAAGTGATCGCTAAAATGCAAAGAGAGAAACCCAGCGAACAACCTTGGTTAGTAACCATCGCCTTAGATGGTGAAAATTGCTGGGAATTTTATCCCCAAGACGGCAAACCATTCCTAGAAACCTTATATCAAAGCTTGAGTAATGAACCTCATATCAAACTGGTTACCGTCTCGGAATTCCTAGACAAATATCCCGCCACAGCCACTATCCCCGGAGAACAACTCCATAGTGGTTCTTGGGTAGATGGCAGTTTTACCACCTGGATAGGAGATCCCGCCAAAAATCGCGCTTGGGACTACCTGACCCAAGCCAGACAAGTATTAGCCAATCATCCCGAAGCTACCGAAGACAACAACCCTGCAGCCTGGGAAGCCTTATATGCAGCCGAAGGTTCCGATTGGTTTTGGTGGTTTGGAGAAGGACATTCTTCAAATCAAGATGCCATGTTTGACCAATTATTTCGTGAACATCTCTATGGAATTTATAAAGCCCTCAATGAACCAATACCAGTCTATTTAACAAAACCAGTAGAAGTCCATGAAACACGAGCAGACCGTCGGCCAGAAGCCTTTATTCACCCAGTTATTGACGGTAAAGGTGATGAACAAGACTGGGACAAAGCCGGCAGAATAGAAGTTGGTGGTGCAAGGGGAACAATGCACAACAGCAGCCTCATTCAACGACTTTGGTATGGAGTAGATCACCTGAATTTTTACTTACGGGTAGATTTTAAAAGTGGCATTGCACCAGGAAAAGAACTACCAACAGAGTTAAATTTACTTTGGTATTATCCAGATAGAACAATGGTTAATAGCCCTGTAACTTTAGCAGAAGTTCCAGATATATCACCAGTTAATTATCTGTTTCACCATCATCTAGAAATTAATTTACTCACACAATCAATTCAATTTCGAGAAGCAGGAAATAACTATCAATGGTATCCCCGCGTTAGTCGCGCCCAAGCTGCTTTAAATACTTGTTTAGAAGTGGCAATACCTTGGGCAGATTTGCAAGTTCCCCCAGATTATCCCCTGCGTCTGATTTTGGTACTAGCCGATGATGGGTGTTTCCATAGCTATTTACCAGAAAATGCTTTAATTCCTATTGAAGTACCTTAG
- a CDS encoding NifU family protein: MELTLENVETVLDEMRPYLMSDGGNVEVVELDGPIVKLRLQGACGSCPSSAMTLRMGIERRLKELIPEIAEIEQVV, encoded by the coding sequence ATGGAACTTACACTTGAAAACGTTGAAACAGTATTAGATGAAATGCGCCCTTATCTAATGTCTGATGGGGGTAATGTGGAAGTCGTAGAACTGGATGGACCTATTGTAAAACTGCGGTTACAAGGTGCTTGTGGTTCTTGTCCTAGTTCGGCAATGACCCTGAGAATGGGCATTGAGCGCCGCCTCAAGGAATTGATTCCCGAAATTGCGGAGATTGAACAAGTCGTTTAG
- a CDS encoding ATP-binding protein gives MTITANTQLPNLFSQNLESINRSSDGLLQSLSSELVYTQDGSGRYLTFDWQRSELLDLNTEKIVEALNANETFAAVDKVAYLEQLHRVLSSLVPERVQCWFKCSQKLIELELTITPIMSQLGQAATTVLIMGRLLQAQVNGKEANQEGSKPSSQPKWALRSRNVGQISQQHQKLLNKITRNIRRTLDIEIIWQQTVDSLGKILKLERCIICPYQPRASKIKVIAEYHQPELDSMLGSEIEISSEAVFAQALATLEPMVIKMSVHKNPQHQKFLLVATSYQDQPNGLVALSLNDECDLLTETELELTKELADQLGTAIAHATLYKELEAARQKAEEASRLKSEFLANVSHEIRTPLNGMIGLLKLILEGMADGPEEHEFVQDAHDLSIHLLGILNDILDFAKIEAGKMDIRCGPVRLHELFNDVESFVRPQAEMKNLSLQMQMPTTSDEIIILGNYQRLLQVMLNLVGNAIKFTHKGGVTISADLVLKKAKGQSQPQHPGIVKVRVADTGIGVSLDQQDKLFQLFSQVDGSRTRPHGGTGLGLTISQKLIEAMGGEVHFYSLGEELGSTVTFTVPLYQQPVLCSPSECEIETLN, from the coding sequence ATGACTATTACTGCGAACACCCAATTGCCAAATTTATTTTCTCAGAACCTGGAATCTATTAACCGTAGTTCTGATGGCTTGTTACAATCTCTCAGTTCTGAGTTGGTATATACGCAAGATGGGAGCGGGCGCTATCTAACATTTGATTGGCAGCGCAGCGAACTCCTAGATTTAAATACTGAGAAAATTGTTGAAGCACTGAATGCAAATGAAACTTTTGCTGCAGTAGATAAAGTTGCCTACTTAGAACAATTACACCGGGTATTGAGTTCTTTAGTACCGGAAAGGGTTCAGTGCTGGTTTAAATGCAGTCAGAAATTAATAGAGTTGGAGTTGACAATTACTCCAATTATGTCGCAATTGGGTCAAGCCGCGACCACGGTTCTGATCATGGGTAGGTTATTACAAGCTCAAGTCAATGGCAAAGAAGCAAATCAGGAGGGTTCAAAACCGTCTTCACAACCAAAGTGGGCTTTGCGTTCCCGTAATGTGGGACAGATATCGCAACAACACCAAAAATTATTAAATAAAATTACTAGAAATATCCGGCGGACACTGGATATAGAAATTATTTGGCAGCAAACAGTTGACAGTTTAGGAAAGATCCTCAAGCTAGAGCGTTGTATTATTTGTCCTTATCAACCCAGAGCTTCAAAAATCAAGGTAATCGCAGAATATCACCAGCCAGAATTAGATTCCATGCTTGGCTCAGAAATAGAGATATCTTCTGAGGCAGTCTTTGCCCAGGCTTTAGCAACTCTTGAACCAATGGTGATCAAGATGTCTGTGCATAAAAATCCTCAGCACCAGAAATTTCTGTTGGTTGCTACTAGCTATCAAGATCAGCCAAATGGTTTGGTAGCCTTAAGTTTAAACGATGAATGCGATTTATTAACAGAAACAGAACTGGAATTAACCAAAGAATTAGCAGATCAATTGGGAACTGCGATCGCTCATGCTACCTTATACAAAGAACTGGAAGCAGCAAGACAAAAAGCTGAAGAAGCATCCCGCCTCAAAAGCGAATTTCTGGCCAATGTATCCCATGAAATTCGCACCCCTCTCAACGGGATGATTGGCTTACTCAAGCTGATTTTGGAAGGAATGGCAGATGGGCCAGAAGAACATGAGTTTGTCCAAGATGCTCATGATTTATCAATCCACCTCCTTGGTATTCTCAACGACATTTTGGATTTTGCCAAAATTGAAGCAGGCAAAATGGATATCCGCTGCGGGCCTGTCAGACTTCATGAATTATTCAATGATGTAGAAAGCTTTGTGCGTCCCCAAGCAGAGATGAAAAATCTCAGCCTCCAGATGCAAATGCCCACTACCTCCGATGAAATTATCATCCTGGGCAACTACCAAAGATTATTACAGGTCATGCTCAATTTGGTGGGCAACGCTATTAAATTCACCCACAAAGGCGGTGTCACCATCAGCGCCGATTTAGTCCTCAAAAAAGCAAAAGGACAATCACAACCACAGCATCCCGGCATTGTGAAAGTACGGGTAGCAGATACTGGTATTGGTGTTTCCTTAGACCAACAAGATAAACTATTTCAATTATTTTCCCAGGTAGATGGTTCTCGTACTCGCCCTCATGGTGGCACAGGTTTGGGACTAACTATATCCCAAAAGCTAATTGAGGCAATGGGTGGTGAGGTACATTTCTACAGTTTAGGCGAAGAACTTGGCTCAACAGTAACCTTCACAGTTCCCCTTTATCAACAACCGGTGTTATGTTCCCCTAGCGAGTGTGAAATAGAAACTCTTAATTGA
- the lepA gene encoding translation elongation factor 4 gives MTDVPAVRIRNFCIIAHIDHGKSTLADRLLQATGTVEDRQMKEQFLDNMDLERERGITIKLQAARMNYTAKDGQQYVLNLIDTPGHVDFSYEVSRSLAACEGALLVVDASQGVEAQTLANVYLALEHNLEIIPVLNKIDLPGAEPDRVIGEIEEIIGLDCSGAILASAKEGIGVPEILEAIVERVPPAPDRVNERLRALIFDSYYDSYRGVIVYFRVMDGSVKKGDRIYLMASSKEYDIDELGILSPTQKQVEELHAGEVGYLAASIRAVADARVGDTITLAKAKATEALPGYTEAKPMVFCGMFPIDADQFEDLREALEKLELNDAALHYEPETSSAMGFGFRCGFLGLLHMEIVQERLEREYNLDLIITAPSVVYKVITIKSEEVYIDNPSRLPSPNERERIEEPYVQVEMITPETYVGSLMELSQNRRGVFKDMKYLTQGRTTLTYELPLAEVVTDFFDQMKSRSRGYASMEYHLIGYRENPLVKLDIMINGDPVDSLAMIVHRDKAYNVGRSMAEKLKELIPRHQFKVPIQASIGSKVIASEHIPALRKDVLAKCYGGDISRKKKLLQKQAKGKKRMKSVGTVDVPQEAFMAVLRLDQN, from the coding sequence ATGACTGACGTTCCCGCAGTTCGCATTCGCAATTTTTGTATTATTGCTCATATTGATCACGGGAAATCTACTCTCGCCGATCGCTTGCTACAAGCCACTGGGACTGTAGAAGACCGACAGATGAAGGAACAGTTTCTCGATAATATGGATCTGGAACGGGAGCGCGGTATTACAATTAAGCTGCAAGCTGCCCGGATGAATTACACAGCTAAAGACGGTCAGCAGTATGTCTTAAACTTAATAGATACTCCTGGTCACGTAGATTTTTCTTATGAAGTTTCACGCTCTCTTGCTGCTTGTGAAGGTGCTTTGTTAGTAGTGGATGCGTCCCAAGGAGTAGAAGCACAAACTCTAGCGAATGTGTATTTGGCGCTGGAGCATAATCTGGAAATTATTCCTGTTTTAAATAAAATTGATTTGCCAGGAGCAGAACCGGATCGAGTAATTGGTGAAATTGAAGAGATTATTGGTTTAGATTGCAGTGGGGCAATTTTAGCTTCTGCTAAGGAGGGAATAGGAGTTCCTGAGATTTTAGAGGCGATTGTGGAAAGAGTACCCCCTGCACCTGATCGAGTGAATGAACGTTTGCGGGCGTTGATTTTTGATAGCTACTATGACAGCTACCGGGGTGTAATTGTTTATTTCCGGGTGATGGATGGTAGTGTGAAAAAAGGTGATCGCATCTATTTGATGGCATCGAGTAAGGAATATGACATTGATGAATTAGGTATTCTTTCTCCCACCCAAAAGCAAGTTGAAGAACTGCACGCTGGGGAAGTAGGCTATTTAGCAGCATCAATTAGGGCAGTAGCGGATGCAAGGGTGGGAGACACCATCACTTTAGCCAAAGCCAAAGCCACAGAGGCATTACCTGGGTACACAGAAGCTAAGCCAATGGTATTTTGTGGAATGTTTCCCATCGACGCAGACCAGTTTGAAGACTTGCGGGAAGCTTTAGAAAAACTGGAACTCAATGATGCAGCCTTGCATTACGAACCAGAAACTTCCAGCGCCATGGGTTTTGGTTTCCGGTGTGGGTTCTTGGGTTTGCTACATATGGAAATTGTCCAAGAACGGCTGGAGAGGGAGTATAACCTAGATTTGATCATCACAGCCCCATCTGTAGTTTATAAGGTCATCACCATCAAAAGTGAGGAAGTGTACATTGATAATCCCAGTCGCTTACCTTCTCCCAATGAACGGGAAAGAATAGAAGAACCCTATGTCCAGGTAGAAATGATTACACCTGAAACCTACGTTGGTTCTTTAATGGAGTTGTCACAAAATCGGCGGGGTGTATTCAAGGATATGAAATATCTCACCCAAGGACGGACTACACTCACTTATGAGTTACCTTTAGCAGAAGTTGTGACTGACTTTTTTGATCAAATGAAATCCCGTTCTCGTGGTTATGCGAGTATGGAATATCATCTCATCGGCTACCGTGAAAATCCGTTGGTAAAACTGGATATTATGATTAACGGTGATCCGGTAGATTCCCTAGCGATGATTGTCCACCGGGATAAAGCATACAACGTGGGTAGATCAATGGCTGAAAAGCTAAAAGAACTGATACCACGTCATCAATTTAAAGTACCTATTCAAGCATCTATCGGTAGTAAAGTTATTGCCAGTGAACATATTCCGGCTTTGCGGAAAGACGTTTTAGCCAAGTGCTACGGTGGTGATATCAGCCGGAAGAAAAAGCTTTTGCAGAAACAAGCCAAGGGTAAAAAGCGGATGAAATCTGTAGGAACGGTGGATGTTCCCCAGGAAGCTTTTATGGCTGTGTTGCGGTTAGATCAAAATTAG
- a CDS encoding glycosyltransferase family 4 protein, protein MKILVLSWEFPPRIVGGIARHVAELYPELVKLGHDIHLITPEVKQASLYEVVEGIHVYRVPVSHSHDFFHWVANLNKSMGHNGGKLILEEGSFDIIHAHDWLVGDAAIILKHTFKIPLIATIHATEYGRYNGIYNDTQSYISDKENLLAYNAWRIIVCTEYMRSEVARALHSPGNKIDVIYNGIRPEKKQHHKDFYAQDFRRQFAADHEKIVYYLGRMTYEKGVSVLINAATKVLWEMAGYVKFVIVGGGNTDHLKKQAWELGIWDKCYFTGFLSDEYLDKFQTIADCAVFPSLYEPFGIVALESFASRVPVVVSDTCGFPEVVQHTKTGIVTKVNNPDSLAWGILEVLQNPGYRQWLVDNAYQDLERRFRWKKLAKRTEAVYERVIKERSQIHW, encoded by the coding sequence ATGAAGATATTAGTACTAAGTTGGGAATTTCCTCCCCGGATAGTCGGAGGTATCGCTCGTCACGTAGCGGAATTATACCCGGAACTTGTGAAGCTAGGACATGATATCCACCTGATTACGCCTGAAGTTAAACAGGCTTCTCTGTATGAAGTTGTTGAGGGTATTCATGTATATAGAGTGCCAGTTTCCCATAGTCATGACTTTTTCCACTGGGTGGCTAATTTAAACAAGAGTATGGGACATAACGGTGGTAAGTTGATTTTGGAAGAAGGCTCTTTTGATATTATCCATGCTCATGATTGGTTAGTTGGAGACGCTGCGATCATTCTCAAGCATACTTTTAAAATCCCCTTAATTGCTACTATTCACGCCACAGAATACGGGCGCTATAATGGTATTTACAATGATACCCAAAGCTATATTAGTGACAAAGAAAACTTGTTGGCTTATAACGCTTGGCGAATTATTGTTTGTACTGAATATATGCGTTCAGAAGTAGCAAGAGCATTACATAGTCCTGGGAATAAAATAGATGTGATTTACAATGGTATTCGCCCAGAAAAAAAACAGCATCACAAAGATTTTTATGCTCAAGATTTTCGCCGTCAATTTGCCGCAGATCATGAAAAAATAGTTTATTACCTTGGTCGGATGACCTATGAAAAAGGAGTTTCTGTATTAATTAATGCCGCTACCAAGGTACTTTGGGAAATGGCAGGTTACGTTAAATTTGTAATAGTTGGTGGTGGTAATACTGACCATTTAAAAAAGCAAGCTTGGGAATTAGGAATTTGGGATAAATGCTATTTTACTGGTTTTTTATCTGATGAATACTTAGATAAATTTCAAACCATAGCTGACTGTGCAGTTTTTCCCAGCCTTTATGAACCCTTTGGTATTGTGGCTTTAGAAAGCTTTGCTTCTAGAGTACCTGTTGTAGTTTCCGATACATGTGGTTTTCCAGAGGTAGTGCAGCATACAAAAACAGGTATTGTCACCAAAGTCAATAATCCGGATTCCCTAGCTTGGGGAATTTTGGAAGTTTTACAAAATCCAGGTTATCGACAATGGTTGGTGGATAACGCATACCAAGACTTAGAAAGACGGTTTAGGTGGAAAAAATTAGCCAAAAGAACGGAAGCAGTATATGAGAGAGTGATAAAAGAGCGCTCGCAAATTCACTGGTAA
- a CDS encoding cyanophycinase → MVNHIINRLKANLRRYFTGMSKDVRPPSTKITYKLPTLTGPVHNLGGGGPDVDDAIQWMINQVRGGSNSNTKVNVLVIRAAGNDDYNQLIYRMRGVNYVETLIISNRQEANRTDIFDKVRNAGVIFFAGGDQCEYIRNWKNSKLEVAVKAVYDKGGAIGGTSAGAMIQSEYVYDSCACKDSIETNEALEDPYRNITFTYNLFQWKYLRRTIIDTHFDERKRMGRIMVFIARQIQDGISANALGIAISEETSLLVDKNGIAKVIGRGSAYFVLGDHPPEICQPGSPLTYYDYKIWRVPRGETFDLNKIPSKGYYVRSVKRGRFDCDPY, encoded by the coding sequence ATGGTAAACCACATCATAAACCGTCTGAAAGCAAACTTGAGGCGATACTTCACAGGCATGTCCAAGGATGTCCGTCCTCCATCAACTAAAATCACCTATAAATTGCCCACCTTAACTGGCCCCGTGCATAATTTGGGTGGAGGTGGTCCCGATGTTGATGATGCTATTCAGTGGATGATTAATCAAGTTAGGGGTGGTTCCAACTCCAATACCAAAGTAAATGTTTTAGTTATTCGCGCTGCTGGTAACGATGATTACAATCAATTAATTTATCGCATGAGAGGGGTGAATTATGTAGAAACATTGATCATTAGTAACAGACAAGAAGCCAACAGAACAGATATTTTTGATAAAGTCAGAAATGCTGGAGTAATCTTCTTTGCTGGTGGAGATCAATGTGAATATATTCGCAACTGGAAAAACTCTAAATTAGAAGTTGCTGTCAAGGCAGTTTACGATAAAGGTGGTGCTATTGGTGGTACTAGTGCAGGTGCAATGATTCAAAGTGAATATGTTTATGATTCCTGTGCTTGTAAAGATAGCATTGAAACTAACGAAGCACTGGAAGACCCATATCGAAATATTACCTTTACCTATAACTTATTCCAGTGGAAATATTTGCGAAGGACGATTATTGATACCCATTTTGACGAAAGAAAAAGAATGGGTAGAATTATGGTTTTTATCGCTCGACAAATTCAAGATGGTATATCGGCAAATGCATTAGGAATAGCTATTAGTGAAGAAACATCTTTGCTTGTAGATAAAAACGGTATTGCTAAAGTCATAGGTAGAGGTTCTGCTTATTTTGTACTGGGAGATCATCCCCCAGAAATTTGTCAACCTGGAAGTCCCCTGACATATTACGACTATAAAATTTGGAGAGTACCTAGAGGTGAGACATTTGATTTAAATAAAATTCCGTCAAAAGGTTATTATGTTAGGAGTGTAAAACGGGGAAGATTTGATTGTGATCCTTATTGA
- a CDS encoding IscS subfamily cysteine desulfurase yields the protein MSSRPIYLDCHATTPIDERVLNAMIPYFTEKFGNPASISHVYGWESEAAVKQSRDILATAINANPEEIVFTSGATEANNLAIKGVAEAYFAKGQHIVTVATEHKAVLEPCEYLESMGFEIMVLPVNQDGLIDLEQLEKTLRHDTILVSVMAANNEIGVLQPLDKIGKMCRQKEIIFHTDAAQAIGKIPLDVEALNIDLMSLTAHKVYGPKGIGALYVRRRNPRIKLAAQQHGGGHERGMRSGTLYTPQIVGFAKAVEIALAEQETENQRLTELRERLWKQLSTLEGIYINGHPQKRLAGNLNISLEGVDGAALSLALQPMVAVSSGSACSSNNVAPSYVLIALGHPEKLAYASVRFGMGRFNTVEEIDKVAEHFITTVKSLRSTSVVIC from the coding sequence ATGTCCAGTCGTCCTATCTACCTCGATTGTCACGCTACCACACCCATAGATGAACGGGTACTAAATGCAATGATTCCTTACTTTACAGAAAAGTTTGGTAATCCAGCTAGTATTAGTCATGTTTATGGTTGGGAATCAGAAGCCGCTGTTAAACAATCCAGAGATATTTTAGCAACTGCTATTAATGCTAACCCGGAAGAAATTGTCTTTACTAGTGGTGCAACAGAAGCTAATAATTTAGCCATCAAAGGTGTAGCAGAAGCTTACTTTGCCAAAGGTCAACATATTGTTACAGTTGCAACCGAACATAAAGCGGTTTTAGAGCCTTGTGAATATTTAGAAAGCATGGGTTTTGAAATTATGGTTCTTCCAGTTAATCAAGATGGTCTAATTGATTTAGAGCAATTAGAAAAAACCTTGCGTCATGATACAATTTTAGTATCAGTCATGGCTGCAAATAATGAAATCGGAGTTTTACAACCCTTAGATAAAATCGGTAAAATGTGCCGTCAAAAAGAAATTATATTTCATACAGATGCAGCTCAAGCCATTGGTAAAATTCCCTTAGATGTAGAAGCATTAAATATTGATTTAATGTCCTTAACAGCCCATAAAGTCTATGGACCAAAAGGTATTGGTGCTTTATATGTTCGCAGACGCAACCCCAGAATTAAACTAGCAGCACAACAGCATGGGGGTGGCCATGAAAGAGGAATGCGTTCTGGGACATTATATACACCCCAAATCGTTGGTTTTGCTAAAGCTGTAGAAATTGCTTTAGCAGAACAAGAAACTGAAAATCAACGCTTAACAGAACTGCGGGAAAGATTGTGGAAACAGTTATCTACTCTGGAGGGAATTTATATTAATGGACATCCCCAAAAACGGTTGGCAGGAAATTTAAATATTAGTCTTGAAGGTGTAGATGGTGCTGCACTTTCTTTAGCTTTACAACCAATGGTAGCAGTATCTTCTGGTTCTGCTTGTTCCTCAAATAATGTTGCACCTTCCTATGTGCTGATAGCTTTAGGTCATCCAGAAAAATTAGCTTATGCTTCCGTGCGATTTGGAATGGGTAGATTTAATACTGTTGAAGAAATAGATAAAGTAGCAGAACATTTCATTACTACTGTGAAAAGTTTAAGAAGTACTTCAGTAGTCATTTGTTAG
- a CDS encoding TldD/PmbA family protein, which yields MLNTLADVQNLLSELITRYSSRVDYLMIRLEEAEGTDIFLRGDKIETLSEGISIGGHVRACYKGGWGLSSFNQLATIKERIEEAIAAARIVGDEETILAPIDPIKAICELPLTGIDPRRVSLKQKKELCDHYTELLKSVDHRITTTSVRYGDSAQKVIIATSEGTLIEQSWVDMEMRFAATARNSDTVQTGRETIGSRKAYEDLVNLDAQVKSSAERAVTALSLPPVKGNTYTVVIDPILSGLFVHEAFGHLSEADMAYENPDLLEVMTLGRRFGSEELQIFDGAAPQGHRGSYFYDDEGVPATTTQLIKDGVLVGRLHSRETAGKLEEAPTGNARCLDYHFSPIVRMTNTWIERGNTPVLDLFTDITEGVYARNWLGGMTNGEMFTFTAGEAWMIRNGNIAEPVKDVTLSGNVFQTLADIEAIGDDFYWDESGGCGKGGQNGLPVGCGGPSLRIRDIVVGGES from the coding sequence ATGCTAAATACACTTGCTGACGTACAAAATTTACTATCTGAGCTAATCACCCGCTATAGCTCCCGCGTGGATTATTTGATGATTCGCTTAGAAGAGGCAGAAGGAACAGATATCTTCTTGCGTGGTGACAAGATAGAAACTCTCAGCGAAGGCATCTCTATTGGTGGCCATGTTCGTGCTTGTTATAAAGGAGGCTGGGGGTTAAGTAGTTTCAACCAGTTAGCTACTATCAAAGAACGGATAGAAGAAGCGATTGCAGCAGCTAGAATAGTGGGAGATGAAGAAACTATACTCGCGCCCATTGACCCAATCAAAGCCATCTGTGAGTTGCCTTTGACGGGTATTGACCCGCGTCGAGTTTCCCTAAAACAAAAAAAAGAATTGTGCGATCACTATACCGAATTATTAAAAAGTGTTGACCACCGCATCACCACAACCTCTGTCCGCTATGGTGATAGCGCCCAAAAAGTGATTATTGCTACCTCTGAAGGAACTCTCATTGAACAGTCTTGGGTAGATATGGAAATGCGCTTTGCAGCCACAGCAAGAAACAGCGACACCGTACAAACTGGTAGAGAAACCATCGGTTCTCGCAAAGCCTACGAAGATTTAGTAAATTTAGATGCTCAAGTTAAAAGTTCCGCAGAAAGAGCAGTTACAGCCTTATCCTTACCCCCAGTTAAAGGCAACACTTATACAGTCGTAATTGATCCCATACTGAGTGGTTTATTTGTCCATGAAGCTTTCGGGCATCTTTCTGAAGCAGATATGGCTTATGAAAACCCCGACTTACTCGAAGTTATGACCCTTGGCCGTCGCTTTGGCTCCGAAGAACTGCAAATTTTTGATGGTGCAGCCCCACAAGGTCATCGCGGTAGTTATTTTTACGACGATGAAGGCGTACCAGCGACAACTACGCAGTTAATTAAAGATGGTGTTTTAGTCGGGCGTTTGCATTCTCGTGAAACTGCGGGCAAATTAGAAGAAGCACCCACAGGTAATGCTCGTTGTCTCGATTATCACTTTTCTCCCATTGTGCGAATGACAAACACCTGGATTGAGAGAGGTAATACACCAGTCCTAGACTTATTTACTGATATTACAGAAGGGGTTTATGCTCGTAACTGGTTAGGTGGAATGACAAACGGGGAAATGTTCACCTTTACCGCCGGTGAAGCCTGGATGATTAGAAATGGCAACATAGCTGAACCTGTGAAAGATGTCACCCTTTCCGGTAATGTTTTCCAAACCCTTGCAGATATAGAAGCGATAGGTGATGATTTTTACTGGGATGAATCAGGTGGATGCGGTAAAGGTGGACAAAATGGTTTACCTGTCGGTTGTGGTGGGCCAAGTTTGCGAATCAGAGATATAGTTGTGGGGGGAGAAAGTTAA